DNA from Roseimicrobium sp. ORNL1:
GATAAGGAGGGCACGCCCTTCGGCATTCGTAGTCACGTCGTAGGAGCGCCACCTGTTCTTGAAGGGGTCCCAATCGGGCATTGGGTTGAGCGGAGCACTCAGTATCTCGTCCAGTCGGGGGCCATCGATGTTCAGGTAGCCATTGCCCTGGCCCTCCCAGGTGAGATTGGGTGAGGCGGTCACCAGCACACCTGGGAGTGGCCGGCCATCTTTTCCCAGCACCAGTACCTCGCAGGAGGCCGTGGGTGCCATGGGAATGACGACCTCGTCAGGCACAGGCATGGTGAGTGTCAGGGGACGCACGGTATTCCAGGAGTTGGGATCATAGGTGTGCATCCAGCCCTCTGCCAGCACGACTGCGCGAACCTCGCCGGGTGGCAGCGAGGTGAAGTCAAACGTTCCATCCTCACGCACTTCCTGCCAGTCACGGATTGAAATGAGAGCGTTCTCATTTCCTTTCACATGATTCACCACGCACACGCCGATGCGTGTGTTCTTCACCGGGCGGGGAAGCTGCGAGTCGAGGCGGCCCTTGAGTCGCTGGCCCGGCTCCAGCTCCAGGGTGCAATCAACCGGCTTGTCGTTCGCTACTATCACGTTCACCGGCTTGCTGTAGAGCAGGCTGCCTTCGTCAGATTTCCACAGGGCTTGTACCAGCAGCGGACCTTCGCGCAGGGAGCGGTTCACATAGGTCCCATCCGCCCCACGGATGAATCCCTTGTCTGCATCCGAACTCTCCTTGGTGCTGGTGATGTACAAGCGATCGCTATCCACGGGCTTGCCGTTCCAGGTCACCTTCGCGATGACTGTACCCGCTTTGCGCAGGGAAAAGGGGGAGTTCACATTTGCCCTGGCAAAGAACGCGTAGTCCCCCAGATAGCCGTCGCGCAGGACAAGGAGCTGCAACTCGGTGAGGGTGTTCCCGTCGGTGGTCTTCGCTGAACATTCCATCTCGGCAACGCCACGGGCATCGGTGAGCACCGGCTCTCGCGAGAGATCTGGCAGGGCGTGTTTCAGATTTATCCAGGTACCGGAGTCTTCCTTCACACGAAATGCTTGCGGCCTGAGGCTGACCCCCTGCAGGGGTTTGCCTTCCGTGTCAGTCACCGTGATGCGGAAGCGGGCGCGGCCTTCCGGTGTCTGGAGCTTGGTCTCGGAAGAGGCGTGGTCCAACAGCACGATATCGCCAAGGTCACGCCGCTTTTCCTTGAGCGTGGCACCGCGTGGCACCTCCGGCAGGGTCAGCAGTGGCGACCTCACCGTGAAGTTTAGCTTGTCCTTGTCCCAAAGCTGGATGCGATATTCGCCCGGAGTAAGCGGCCCGGCCTCAAAGGTCCCGTCACTGCGCACGTTCGCCGTGTTGAACTCGCTGTGACTTCCTGGGCTGGTCGTCCGTTCCTTGGATATGAGGAAAGAGTTGGGCAGGCGCCGATTGATGAAGGGGCCGCTTTCCGTGACGAAGCGTCCCGTCACGGTCCATGATTTTTCCGCCATGGGGGTGAGGTCGAAGTGCGTGGTCTCCCCAGCGCGCGTCACTTTGAATTCGAATTCTCCCATGCGTTGCGAGTAGGTGCTGCGATAGCTGTTTGCCGGTAAGAGCTCGGCGAAATGGGCCTGCTTGGCCGGGAACACTCGCGGCATGACAATCTTCCCCTCCGCATCGGAGGTGGCTCTGAACCGCACACCCACATAATGCTGGCCCGGCAGCGCCATGCTACCCTGGTATTCATATTCCACACCCGCGACGGGCTTGCCGTCATCCTGCACGGTGCCTTCTGCGCGGGCCCAATGTCCCAGTTTCCATCCCGTGCCCCGGGGCATGTCTGACCAGAGTGCAGAGGCGAATCCTGATTCATGCACCACCAGGAGCACGGTGTCATCGGTACTTGAGGGCAGGGCGCAGACCCCATTCTCATCCGCTTCGACACTGGCTTCGAGAGGCTCCCTGGAGCCGACCGCGTTGATGTTGACGCGAGTGCTCAAATCCTCGATCGAGAATCCCTGTGTGCGCAGCAGAGCATAGACAAACGCCCTGGCGGCAGGACGTCCATCCGGCTGCAGGATTTGCACTGTAAGAGCCTTCACGGGCCGCAGCTTCACTTCCTCGATGGTCTTGTCGTTTTTGCTGTCCAGCACGCGAGTGACGAATGGCGTGTATCCTTCGGAGGTGATGCGGTACACCACGAGTTCGTTTTCCTCGTGCAGAGTATCTTCCAGCATGCCATGCGCGTCTGCCTTCAGTGGAGGATTCGGCGGCCATGTGGTCCTTGTGTCCTCATCATCACGTGTGCGGGGAAAGGCCTGCCCGCGCTCCACGGTGCAGTCTGGCACCAGCTTGCCCGTGGTGGCATCCACGATTCTGATTTTGATCGTGATCTGGTGCCGTGGCTGAAGCGTGACGGTGACCTCGGTCTCGTCTTCCTTCACCGGCACCTTCTGGTCCTGGTAAGCGTCGTGAGAAACGTTGGCAGAGACATCACGCCGCGGTGTCTGATCCCACGTGTACTTGCCCTCTTTATCCACCGTGCCCCAGACGATGCTGCCACCACCGAGATCCTCATGCGTGCTGCCTTTAAGCTCTACGTGGGCTTCCGGCACGGGCTGGCCCTTGCCATCCACCACACGCACGGTGAGCTTCTTCGCAGGCTCCAGTTGGTAATTCCACGTGCCGCTCTCCGTGATTTCCTCCCGCTTCATCCACACAGCGCAATCCTTCGCTTCAATGCGCATGCGGCAGAGTCCGGCGCGGGCGTGCTTCAGCTCATAGTAACCCTCTGCGTCCGTGGTCGTGGTAGGGTCCGCGATGTTCCGCTCTCGAAAGCCACGATAAATTTTCGCACCCGCCACGGGCTTGCCGTTGGCATCCGTGACGCGGCCTTTCATCACCAGACCCTTCTCCATGATGAGCACCGCCTTGCCCTGGCGGAAGTCGGCTGTCTGCGGGCGGGGGGAGGGGACACCGTAGTAGAGATCCAGCGAGAGATAGTCGGGATGCGAAGCGGTGACCATGAATTCTGGCCTCTTCTCGCGGCCAGCCGAGCCTGTAGCTAGTTCCGCGTTCGCAGGGATGCCCTTCATCAGCCAGCGACCTTCCGCATCGGAGGTCACGACTACAGGAGTTTGGTAGCCTTCGGGCTTTCTGAAGATATCGACGTTCACCTTGGCGCCTGCCACGAGCTTGCCATCTTCATCCACGACGATTCCGCCGATATCTTTGGCGGCCATGTCCTTCCTTGGCGGTGGTACCGGGAAGGTGGTGCCTGCCTTCAGCACCACCTTGTTTTCCTCAGCGATGAAGAAGCCGGGCGTGGCCAGGTCTGCGGGTTTGGGTTTGCTCGTGGGAGTGGTCGTGTTTTGTTTCTCGGGAGCGTCGGCTTTCGCAGAGCTGGCCGTGGAGGTGCTCTTCCTGTCTGTTGCGTTGGTATTCTCCTCCGGGGGTGCCTGCGTCATGCCCGTGACAATCATCGCGGCGACACATCCGATGCCCACCAGCACCGACCAACGCGAGGCGCGGCGGTACGTGGTGATGGCACGAATGCGTGTGCGCAGGCTGCTGCCGCTCTCCGCAGCACCGATGACGGAGGGCGCGAGGAAGAAGAGCCAGCCCATCCAGGAACAACGCGCCGCGAGATCGATGAGCACTTCACCATAGCGCCGCGTCTCACTGCTGCCCGAACGCTCCAGCACCCATGCATCCGTCGCTTCCTCCGCCTCGGCACGGAACTGGCGGTGTGCGTACCAGAGGAGGGGATTGAACCAGTGCAGTCCCAGGAACACGGAAGACAGCACCTGGAGCATCACATCCATGCGCTGGGTGTGACCCAGCTCATGCAGCAGGAGCAGGCGCACCTTCTCCTCAGGCAGCGCATGCACTGCCTCTGCCGGAAGCAGAATCACCGGCCGCCACAAGCCGCAGATCGCGGGAGTGTGCAGCTTCTCCGTCACGCGGAGTTTTACGCGACTCTTCGTTCCTGCCTGGGCCTGAACCTCTGCCAGCATGCGGGTGAGACTTTCCGTTGCTGGTGTGGAAGTTCGCAACACGCGATGCCGGAAGCGCAACCATCCCACGATCAGGCATGCCCACCATGCGATCGCACCTGTCAGCCACAGTCCTGCGGCAATGAGCATCCATGGGACGATGGTTGGTGGTGCCAGAGTCTCCTTTGAAAGCACCGGGGCCGCAGAGCTTTCCATGAGGGTGGGCTGCGACGCGGCAGAGGATGGCACCTCGGACGCCTCCGACGATGTGGGGGGCATCACGTGATGAGATGATGTGATAGCCGGCTTTGCCGTGTCCGGTGCGGACGAGATTTCCTGTCCTGGTTCCAGCGCAACTTGCCGGTGAACATGCTCCAATTGCGCCTGATCGGGCCAGGATGGCAGCGCCCAACGGAACTCACCCAAATTCTCTGGACTCATCAGTCGGAGGAAGACGAGAAGCCACAGGCCATGCCGCCAACCTGCCGGAATCCAGCGTCGTAGACACAGGCAGAGGAGTCCAATGATCACCGCCATCAGGGCGGCCTTGCTTGACACGCTGAGGACAGTGAGGAAGACGTTTTCGAGAATCGGTGTCATGACCGTGAATGATGAAATCGTTGGTGTGATGGAAGATGATGTCAGGACTGCCGGCCCTTCTCCTTCTTCTCCGTCGCCTCATCCAGCATGGCCCGGAGCTCGGAGAGTTCCTTCCTGGAGAGCTTCTGGTGCTCCAGGCAGTGGGCCACCATGGGCAGCAGCGCGCCTTGAAAGAGACGGTCCAGGAATCCACGCGTCTCCTGGGCGATGCAGCGTTCCCTGTCTACCGCAGGCGCGTAGAGCCAGCGCTTCGCTCCGCCCTCCACAGAGATGGCACCCTTGTCGATGAGACGGCGCAGCAGGGTCATGGTAGTGGCCCGTTTCCATCCCTGGCTTTTCGCGAGCGCTTCGCAGAGGTCCGGGGAACTCTGGGGAGCATTCTCCCAGAGAAGTTTCATCACGGCCCACTCCGCGGTGGAGATGGAAATGGGATCAGGCGCGTGAGGTGTGCGGGGTGGAGGAGATGATTTTTTCACAGCCATGTCCAAACATGGCACATTCCGTTTACAAACGTCAACGTAAAATGTTTACGGGTGTAAACGGATAGGGCGGGTATGTGCTGAAAAGATACTGCGAATGAGCCGAAGGCCTTGGACTGCGTGCAGCCTGCTGCCGCTTTCCTAAAGTGCAGCCTGCTGCACACTGCACCGCGACGAAGTCGCCAAATGTCTCTCTGGGGATGCGACCTTGTGAGCAAGTGTCGCGATCGCCGCAGCAGGCTGCGGACTCTCAAAGCGGCAGCAGGCTGCACGCAGTCCAAGGACGCTACGCGTCAGCATCCTTCAGTTTCGAAGTGTGAGAGCGCATCACCGCTGCTCTCTCAGCAAATAGTGCCTCGGCCTGTCATGCTTCTGTTTCGGCGTGAGGGGTGGCAGCTTCGGACGCAGCGTGGCTTGGGAAGCGATGAGGTGCTTTTCCAGTTCCACCTTGGCGGCTTCTTGCAAGTCACTCCATCGCGGCCAGTCATGCGCGGGTGCGCGGGTGATATGGCGCAGCAAACTGAGCCACTCGATATACGCGCGGCTCAGGTCACCCTCCGCCACTTCGCGGCCGCCGCCCTTGGCTTTCGTATTCGTCGCGTTCGCAATCGCCGTGGCTGAGATGCCCGCGATCAAACCCAGCAACTCCGCCGTGCCTTCGCCATAACCGAGCGGCAATCCGGCTTCGAGATAACCGTGGTGATTCACAAACCCATAGGTCGCGCGGCACACGGCGGCGAGGCGTTCGCTGCTGCCGCCTTCAGGCAAATCAAAATGCACATCACTGCGCAGGTTCGCGGTGTGCAGGATGAGTTCGTTGACGGGATAGCTCTCGTCCTCCAGCGCTGCTGCGATAGCGAGTCCTTCGCCGTGTTGGAAGAAGCTGAAGATGATGCCGCGTCGCGTCGGCGCGCCATCACTCTCCACCAGTCCGAGCGAGCGCCAAGCATGCACCGGGGTGCCGGGACGCGCGTTTAGTAGACCTTCGAGGCCAGTACCCGTGAGAGCGGTATCGGTGGCACGCTCCACCGTGCGTACCTCGGCATTGGCAACCCACTTGCCACTCGCGTCTTGTGTCGCTTCTACCAGCAGCGGGGCAAAGTCGAACTGCGCATAGAGCAGTCCTTCCTTCTCGACGACAGCAAGGAAGCTCGCGCCTTCGAAGTGCGGCAGCAGTTTCGGGATGGCCACGCTCTGTACCTTCTCCATCGTGACCACTTCGATGTGGCGCGGAATCTTCAACAGCTTGCGCAGGTGATGCGTGGGCGTGATGTACATCGTTTCCGTGTGCACCTCTGCCGAGGCGTCCGGCGCGCCCGCTGGCACATGCTCCACCCGGCCCAGCGCGAGCTCTTTTCCATAGAGCTGTGAGCCGTCACGCTTCGTGAGCTTGAATACACGACCGAGTCCGTTTGCCAGTCCTTGAACGAAACGTGCATCCGCCAGCGCAGGTCCGTGAAATGCTTCCACCGAGCGCGTGGCTTCTCCCAAGGAGACTTGCGCGGTCTTGTTCGTCTTCCATTCCTCCCACACGCCGGCGCTGTTGCGCAGTTCCTTGCGTGTGCCCTTCAGGCCGAACATCGACTCGCCTGTCTTGCCACCGGGTTGGGATCCCGAGGTCTCCTCCAGGCCGAGCTCCGGGGGTGTCTTGGCAAAGAGTCGCTGTGCAAATTCCTTTGCTGCGGTGAACGGCTCACGGCCATCGAGCGCTGCGCGGCGCATCACGCGGAGGAAGAGTGGCCAGGAGAGCTTGCTGCCACGCCGCAGCGTGGCCGGGCGAGCATCCATGAGCGAGGGACTGTCACGCGAGGTGATGACATAGCCGCGCTCATCCAATCCACGACGACCCGCACGTCCAAACATCTGCAGGAGATCATCTCCCGTGAGTTGCTGTTCCGTCAGGCCATCATGAAACTGCGTGGAGGACACATGCACACTGCGCACGCTGAAGTTGATGCCTGCGGCGAGGCCCATGGTGCTTACGATCACACGAAGCTGCCCCGCCTTCGCCAGCGGTTCCACCAGGCCCGCGCGCACAGCGTATGCGAGACCACTGTGGTGATAGGCCACACGCTTTTCCAGCAGCGCGGTGATATCCTTTCCTGCGAGTGCACGCTGCTCCGTGGTAAGGTTCAGCGGTTCACCGGGCGGCAGGGCATCGGCAATCTTCTTTGCGATGCTCTCCGAGTCACGACGGCGCGGCGCGAAGATGAGCAGCGGAGCAAGGTCACCTGCCAATGCCGCAGCGGCAAGGCGTGGCCACCAGCCTTCGATGTTGCGACGTTGTGGGAGCGTCTCCACCGGCACCTCGTCCAGCGGCACGGGACGGTCACGCGTGGCCACTACTTCCACCTGTCTGCCGAGTCGCTGCATCCATTCCGCGAGGTCATTCGGATTCGCCACGCTGCCACTCAGCAGCAGCAGTTGCGTGCCTGGCGGTGTCAGCACAATCGCGCCTTCATAGTGACTGCCACGCGCGACATCCGCGATCATTTGATACTCATCCATCACCAGCAGCGCGGGACCTTCGCCCATGAGCAGCCGCTCAATCTGCGTCTCCAGCGTGGCCACCAGCACCGGGGCATGCACATTGACAGAGAGGTCACCTGTCGCCAGGCCGACCCTCCATCCGGCATCCGTCCACTCGGCGAATTTGTCATTTGCCAGCGCACGCGTGGGCACGGTGTACACCATCTGCCGCTTGAAATGCTGCGCCTGCACGAGGAGCTCGAAGATGAAAGTCTTCCCCGCGCCGGTGGGTGCGCTCACAATCACGTCCTTGCCCGCACGCAGGTGATTCACCGCGGCATGCTGCCACAAGTCGGGCAGCTTCAGTTGATGAGTAAGACCTTCGAGATTCAAGGATCAAACGTTCCACAATGCAGGTCAGGGAGTCAACCCGAGGATGGGTTGCGACTCTCGAAGATATCAGCACATCTCCGCTTACTCCTTGCGGAAGCACAGGCGAAAGGCGGCCACCGCGCCAGCCACCATCAGCACCGCCGTGCCTATGGAGACACCCGCGTGAGGCCAGATGCCCCAGGTCTGCGATTTGAGGAGCTGAGGAACCAGATTGGTTGCCACGCACACCACGAGCAGCACGACGAAGAACCACCTCGTGCGTGAGAGAAGCGTGGCATCGGTGTGCTGTCCGACCGATTTCACGGCCATGCGCGCTGCCCAGAACGTCCCGAAGAACGCCACGATCCACGATACAGCCCGCACCAGGCCAAAGAGCAGAGCCTCGGATTTCATCGTGTACTGAAGAGATGTTGGTTACCTTGCGACATCGCCGCCATCCTTACCACTGCTCCCATTTCGTGCCAATTTTCTTGAGGCCTGCCTTTGCGTTGTTTTGAGGTGCTGGGTGTTGCGAGCAGAATGAAAT
Protein-coding regions in this window:
- a CDS encoding M56 family metallopeptidase, which codes for MTPILENVFLTVLSVSSKAALMAVIIGLLCLCLRRWIPAGWRHGLWLLVFLRLMSPENLGEFRWALPSWPDQAQLEHVHRQVALEPGQEISSAPDTAKPAITSSHHVMPPTSSEASEVPSSAASQPTLMESSAAPVLSKETLAPPTIVPWMLIAAGLWLTGAIAWWACLIVGWLRFRHRVLRTSTPATESLTRMLAEVQAQAGTKSRVKLRVTEKLHTPAICGLWRPVILLPAEAVHALPEEKVRLLLLHELGHTQRMDVMLQVLSSVFLGLHWFNPLLWYAHRQFRAEAEEATDAWVLERSGSSETRRYGEVLIDLAARCSWMGWLFFLAPSVIGAAESGSSLRTRIRAITTYRRASRWSVLVGIGCVAAMIVTGMTQAPPEENTNATDRKSTSTASSAKADAPEKQNTTTPTSKPKPADLATPGFFIAEENKVVLKAGTTFPVPPPRKDMAAKDIGGIVVDEDGKLVAGAKVNVDIFRKPEGYQTPVVVTSDAEGRWLMKGIPANAELATGSAGREKRPEFMVTASHPDYLSLDLYYGVPSPRPQTADFRQGKAVLIMEKGLVMKGRVTDANGKPVAGAKIYRGFRERNIADPTTTTDAEGYYELKHARAGLCRMRIEAKDCAVWMKREEITESGTWNYQLEPAKKLTVRVVDGKGQPVPEAHVELKGSTHEDLGGGSIVWGTVDKEGKYTWDQTPRRDVSANVSHDAYQDQKVPVKEDETEVTVTLQPRHQITIKIRIVDATTGKLVPDCTVERGQAFPRTRDDEDTRTTWPPNPPLKADAHGMLEDTLHEENELVVYRITSEGYTPFVTRVLDSKNDKTIEEVKLRPVKALTVQILQPDGRPAARAFVYALLRTQGFSIEDLSTRVNINAVGSREPLEASVEADENGVCALPSSTDDTVLLVVHESGFASALWSDMPRGTGWKLGHWARAEGTVQDDGKPVAGVEYEYQGSMALPGQHYVGVRFRATSDAEGKIVMPRVFPAKQAHFAELLPANSYRSTYSQRMGEFEFKVTRAGETTHFDLTPMAEKSWTVTGRFVTESGPFINRRLPNSFLISKERTTSPGSHSEFNTANVRSDGTFEAGPLTPGEYRIQLWDKDKLNFTVRSPLLTLPEVPRGATLKEKRRDLGDIVLLDHASSETKLQTPEGRARFRITVTDTEGKPLQGVSLRPQAFRVKEDSGTWINLKHALPDLSREPVLTDARGVAEMECSAKTTDGNTLTELQLLVLRDGYLGDYAFFARANVNSPFSLRKAGTVIAKVTWNGKPVDSDRLYITSTKESSDADKGFIRGADGTYVNRSLREGPLLVQALWKSDEGSLLYSKPVNVIVANDKPVDCTLELEPGQRLKGRLDSQLPRPVKNTRIGVCVVNHVKGNENALISIRDWQEVREDGTFDFTSLPPGEVRAVVLAEGWMHTYDPNSWNTVRPLTLTMPVPDEVVIPMAPTASCEVLVLGKDGRPLPGVLVTASPNLTWEGQGNGYLNIDGPRLDEILSAPLNPMPDWDPFKNRWRSYDVTTNAEGRALLINLPAGSQRLHVLSKAWKPGEDVNTLAKGRSEELELGMTGKVVLRVQR
- a CDS encoding BlaI/MecI/CopY family transcriptional regulator — encoded protein: MAVKKSSPPPRTPHAPDPISISTAEWAVMKLLWENAPQSSPDLCEALAKSQGWKRATTMTLLRRLIDKGAISVEGGAKRWLYAPAVDRERCIAQETRGFLDRLFQGALLPMVAHCLEHQKLSRKELSELRAMLDEATEKKEKGRQS
- a CDS encoding DEAD/DEAH box helicase; the encoded protein is MNLEGLTHQLKLPDLWQHAAVNHLRAGKDVIVSAPTGAGKTFIFELLVQAQHFKRQMVYTVPTRALANDKFAEWTDAGWRVGLATGDLSVNVHAPVLVATLETQIERLLMGEGPALLVMDEYQMIADVARGSHYEGAIVLTPPGTQLLLLSGSVANPNDLAEWMQRLGRQVEVVATRDRPVPLDEVPVETLPQRRNIEGWWPRLAAAALAGDLAPLLIFAPRRRDSESIAKKIADALPPGEPLNLTTEQRALAGKDITALLEKRVAYHHSGLAYAVRAGLVEPLAKAGQLRVIVSTMGLAAGINFSVRSVHVSSTQFHDGLTEQQLTGDDLLQMFGRAGRRGLDERGYVITSRDSPSLMDARPATLRRGSKLSWPLFLRVMRRAALDGREPFTAAKEFAQRLFAKTPPELGLEETSGSQPGGKTGESMFGLKGTRKELRNSAGVWEEWKTNKTAQVSLGEATRSVEAFHGPALADARFVQGLANGLGRVFKLTKRDGSQLYGKELALGRVEHVPAGAPDASAEVHTETMYITPTHHLRKLLKIPRHIEVVTMEKVQSVAIPKLLPHFEGASFLAVVEKEGLLYAQFDFAPLLVEATQDASGKWVANAEVRTVERATDTALTGTGLEGLLNARPGTPVHAWRSLGLVESDGAPTRRGIIFSFFQHGEGLAIAAALEDESYPVNELILHTANLRSDVHFDLPEGGSSERLAAVCRATYGFVNHHGYLEAGLPLGYGEGTAELLGLIAGISATAIANATNTKAKGGGREVAEGDLSRAYIEWLSLLRHITRAPAHDWPRWSDLQEAAKVELEKHLIASQATLRPKLPPLTPKQKHDRPRHYLLREQR